The Pleurodeles waltl isolate 20211129_DDA chromosome 7, aPleWal1.hap1.20221129, whole genome shotgun sequence genome includes a region encoding these proteins:
- the PLAGL2 gene encoding zinc finger protein PLAGL2: protein MNAFPVEAPNWFQDAKQETPEDTLWRLIPRQRCGEVGGSGTCHLEFPGTPVHHVDKLRTSVLTTAEEKPYTCPQLHCVKAFTSKYKLYRHMATHSAQKPHQCMYCEKMFHRKDHLRNHLQTHDPNKESLQCLECGKNYNTKLGYRRHLAMHAAASGDLSCKVCLQVFENTPVLLEHLKAHSRRASGGTKEKKHPCDHCDRRFYTRKDVRRHLVVHTGRKDFQCQYCAQRFGRKDHLTRHVKKSHFQDQIRIKVEPADMLGYMSCNSSVAVKEELSPVMCMQPREMMGKPFPSMLPMGMYSSHLQTMPSSGLSHSLVPGSLSMGLSYPLECSSAVSNMTHTSKYQLASTSYLPERLSKSDLDSFLAELPCSLSSSELQSSHPQAIGMDESLLSKSPANLSESYCAANMDFGHLLGFLPLNLPPCNPPVSTAGLIMGYSQGEAQSLLTTLQPQPQESTGPGGTLNFGPLHSFPPVFTSSLSTTTLPRFHQAFQ from the exons ATGAATGCATTTCCAGTCGAAGCCCCAAACTGGTTTCAAGATGCGAAACAGGAAACACCAGAAGATACGTTGTGGAGATTAATCCCCAGGCAGCGATGTGGGGAGGTTGGTGGTTCAGGGACATGCCATTTAGAATTCCCTGGAACCCCTGTTCATCATGTCGATAAGTTACGGACTTCTGTGCTAACAACTGCagaagagaaaccatacacctgtCCTCAGCTGCACTGTGTTAAGGCATTTACATCCAAATACAAGCTGTACAG GCACATGGCCACACACTCTGCCCAGAAGCCgcatcagtgtatgtattgtgagAAAATGTTTCACCGAAAAGACCATCTTCGAAACCATCTGCAAACACATGACCCCAACAAGGAGTCCCTCCAGTGCCTGGAATGTGGCAAGAACTACAATACCAAGCTTGGCTATAGACGTCACCTCGCAATGCATGCTGCGGCCAGTGGAGACCTCAGTTGCAAAGTGTGTTTGCAAGTCTTTGAAAACACACCAGTTCTACTGGAGCATCTGAAGGCCCATTCACGCAGGGCTTCAggtggaacaaaagagaaaaagcacCCATGTGACCACTGTGACCGACGATTCTATACCCGCAAAGATGTCCGCAGGCACCTAGTGGTGCACACGGGGCGCAAGGACTTCCAGTGCCAGTACTGTGCCCAGAGGTTTGGGAGGAAGGATCATCTGACCAGACATGTGAAGAAAAGCCACTTTCAGGATCAAATAAGGATCAAAGTGGAGCCTGCTGACATGCTGGGCTATATGAGCTGTAACTCATCTGTAGCTGTGAAAGAGGAGTTGAGTCCAGTTATGTGCATGCAGCCAAGAGAGATGATGGGTAAACCATTTCCGAGCATGCTCCCAATGGGCATGTACAGCTCACATCTTCAAACCATGCCAAGCTCGGGCCTCTCACACTCCTTGGTTCCTGGCTCTCTGTCGATGGGGTTGAGCTACCCCTTGGAGTGTTCATCTGCTGTCTCCAATATGACACACACTTCAAAATACCAGCTCGCATCTACCTCATACCTTCCTGAGCGGCTGTCAAAAAGTGACCTTGACAGTTTCCTAGCAGAGCTTCCCTGCTCTCTGTCCTCCAGCGAACTGCAGAGTTCGCATCCTCAGGCCATTGGAATGGACGAGTCGTTGCTGTCCAAAAGCCCGGCCAACCTGTCAGAATCTTACTGTGCTGCTAACATGGACTTTGGACATCTTCTGGGCTTCCTACCTCTGAACCTACCTCCGTGCAACCCACCTGTGTCCACTGCCGGTCTCATCATGGGCTATTCACAGGGGGAAGCTCAGTCACTTCTTACCACTTTACAACCTCAACCTCAAGAGTCCACAGGACCAGGGGGGACCCTGAACTTTGGACCTCTTCACTCATTTCCCCCAGTTTTCACCTCCAGCTTGAGTACTACTACCCTGCCACGGTTTCACCAAGCATTCCAGTAG